GTTGAACATGCCATGGAGAGCTAATTTCCGTCCGATCCGAGGATATCTTTGCATGCCTTAATTACCTTTTAATCAAGTCACCGGTTTTCTCGACTTTCGGCGAGCATTAGCTATGATGAAAAGTAATTATCCTACATAAATTCTCGATATCAATTACCCTACGTACAATAACAGTAAGAAATCATGCaagtttccttcttcttcttcttttaattaaGACTTACTAAAATGTTTGTAAGGGTTACCTTATTTTGCTTTTCTCCTCCTTCCATCTTGGTCTCGTTTTGGTCCATTTTCGCTTGTACTAGCAAAAAAGTGACCCTCTTTTTTGGACCGAAGTAAAAGAGTGACACTTACGCATATACAAGAgatataaagagaaagaaagagaagtgtGATTTGATTTATCTCTCtatttcatccataaaaaaaagcccaaatttaaattaaatcttTCCCATCCTCTAATAATGCACTAGATGAAGGCGTGATCACTCTTATGTTGGGCTTTAAGCGAAAGTTTTGACCTTAGAATCTCCCATTTTAGACCATAACAGATTTTATGAGATAACCGTCAACTatttcaaaaacttaaattattaGGTGCAAACGCGGCATAATAGTTAAATGCGCTAACAGCATGCGTTTTTACGGGTGCTCTGTTTGCTTGTTTTAAGAAATTGGTTTAGTTTTGTAGGAAGAAAGAATAATACACATGAGAGACAATTACATAGGATAATAAGAAGACATTTCACATTTGCCGGTATCGGTATCGGTATCACCATCGCGCGCATGTGCACAGCGCAATAATTCAATGGACCAAAACCTTACAAAAGGTGTACTTATGCTGTACGATGAAAACTAATGAAGAAacctttcaaaatttttgaagaTGGTGACTGTCTTAGAGATTTATTCCGGACGAGTGGTTAGATAGCTATTAAGCTTTTGAAGAAAGAAACTAGGAGAGCCACTCTCATCCAATTACTTTAATAGCGTGCTTTAACACGTGGAAATAGAGGTTCACGACAAAGCACGACGAGCGcaaattatcaatttaatcGTGAAGTTACGAAACAGACGAGGCCAAGGTTTTGTCTGTTCTATAAAACTTATTTTTCGTTCCTAAGTTCGGTTTCAAAAGTGCTAGGACCGCATTTGATTCAACTTTAGAACAgattcgaccacaaaaaaaagaaatctacttctctgttctcgagaataaaattagaaaaaattatttctattcGAAAATTGCTCTTGGAAACAGTATTTATTACCGAACAGGCTCTTAACATCCGCTATATTTACTATGGCCAAAATCTGATTAATCTACCTTTTAGCTTTTGGAAAAATGCACTTGATGGAATGATCCAAGTCCAAAGGAAATGCCCACTTTCTTCCCAAACATAATCTCCTAGTCATTATTACAGTTTCTCTTTCTAGGCAGAAGTAGAGCCCAGTGCAGTGTCTACAGATGTTGGACCATTGGGCTCCCAGAGAATCGCGGGCTTAGCGAAGTTGCGAATCGAGACTCATCATATTCGTTTTTGGTTTGGCAAAACATTGTCAAGTGACTTTGAACCCATAAAAAATCTTCGACAGAAAgaaaaatgtgtttggtaaatGCAACGCATCCACAAAAGCGTCTCTCTCAAGGCAAAAGAGGCAGTGCTGAAGGTGAgagttaattaattttttttattccaatctTGCCCTCCATATCATATccgttttcgtttttttttttaaatgttggaATTGTTCATCATCTCTCTCGTTTGGTCGCCAAAGCTAATCTCATAGCTCCGCTAAGAGTCGCTAGCCTCTAGTCGACGCTCGCCGAGAGTTGAAGGTCGTCGACGGTTGAGGGTTGTTGAGGATCGGCTATCAGCAGCCAAGAACATGTCATAGGCGAGACATGAAGGATTGTGAGTCTATCAGCGACGAGATCTAGAGAATGTCACTtatggtcgcacgaggcttatCCATAGGTCGCCGACAGTTTCTAAGGTTGCCCAAGGGGAGACAAGGTTTGATCCTGAGGTCGCACGATTTCAGCGGGCCTTCGTGTCGTCCAAGTCACGTAGACACCAAAATGCAAGAGGTGTCGGCTGATCTATTTACTGGCATTTTCAGGTATCATTTCAACTAGCTAGGTGAAGTGCACGGTTGTAGTATTGGCCCCAAAGACAATAACAACGAgggtcccttttcttttccttcttttaagaCATCCAACCGTTCGCTTCCCACATTAATTTTACGGATGATAAAAAAGAATGTGATTTGTTCACAATGAATAGAAGGTAAAACGATGACTTTTAACCATTTAGGAGGCATCTTTTAATGACCTTTTACTTTTTAACATTTTGCTCCTTATTTAAGTTGGATTTCGCGATATGcactttatttctttattacGCCCGTATTATCTGAAGCTTTTGTAATATACCTATCTGTACATGTAAATCGCAGTAAGATTTTGTACACATAATGAAGCATTCCATTGGGGCAACTTATCATAGAATATAGTATTAAATGAGAACCAGCACCATAACTGTACACGAAACATttgttaaaaaatatataaaaaagaactactaaaaataaataaattctaaatttattttagcaatatcattttgttaataaattataaaaaataaatattttatgaaataaatagaCGATTACACTAGCACAAAATTAATAGactaaatataaattatatagtatttattttattagCGATATGAATTGATTTCATAGTGACAagacataattatttgacttgaatataaaaaaattaaaaagaaaaattatacgttctgattttttaaaactcGTCCaggaacaaaattagaaaaaactaATTCTAAACGGAATtgatttttggatcaaaattgaaTACGAAACGTTCActgtaaagagggaaaaaaataaaaacctccGCCCGACAGAATTTTCCGCAAACTATCCCGATAGACTTTCCGCAAATTAATATTATTTGcgggataaaaaaaatacacaaaaaatagaaaaataaaattttgtaaatcatTTGGAATGATTTCCTCATAAGAAACTTCCGTCATCaagaaatgttttcatcaaacgAACGCACCAATCGGTTCGTTCCCCTTTCCTGCTGGACGTGCGACTTTTGTTTCGAGGATTTACATAAATTGTCGTGTGCCAATATTTGTCAAACCCGTCAAAAGTTTGAACCGGTCGCTGACGTTGAATTTGGTATCTGCCCCAAACATTCTTTTCTCACTACTTTCTCGTCATTTCCGGGAAAAAAAACgaaacaggaaaaggaaaagggagaggagaggagaggagaggagaactACCCTGTTTCAGCTCTGTGTTCTAGCTCCTGCTAGTCTGCTACATATATTTTTTCTGTTTACaaatgaaaagtcaagacaaaaagaaagttaaTTTATACAAATCAGCGCCCGTCGGCGCTCACGAACCCCGTTTCGACCCCGACGCCTATAGCGCCGGCATGGTCTCCCCACGCCGCCACGAAAAGCCCGGCAGATCGGACGGATCGAAACCCGCGTCGGAGTAGTCGAACAGCCCATCGAACGCCACGTACTCGCCCTCGTCATCCCCGCCGCCGTACCCGTCCCCCGCTCCTCCGAACTGGAACGAGTCCCCGTAACTCGAAATCCGATCCTCGAACTCCCAGAACTCGCTGACCCCGGACGCCTCGGACGCGGCCCGGACCAGCTCGGCCTCGCAGCTCGCCGCCTCGCCGCTCGAAGGGGTGGTCGAAGGCGGGAGGCCGAGCTCGTCGTCCGAGGCTTCTAGAAGGTACCCGAGCTCCGACTTCGAGTCGCCGGACTCCGCCGTGAGGTCGaccacctccaccgccgccgGGGACGGCGAGGAGGACGCCGGCGCCGCCGCGATCTCGTCCTGGAAGCTCCGCATGAGGGAGTCCAGATCCGGAGCCCCCGGATCGGGGTCGGAGTCGTCGAGGAAGCTGAGGAGATCGTCCCTGAGCCTCTTCACCTCGGCCGACTGGAAGTCCAAATCGTCCGAGTCGTCGGCGTCTCTGAGTCGCTTCCTGCTGCTCTGATCCTCCATGGGAATAAGCAACCACGACGCGAACCGTGTTAGGGTTTTGGGTAGGTTTTCCTTAGAAGATGTGCCAAGAAGAAATGATTGTGGGTTTTTGCTTGTGCTGCGAGAATCGCCGACTGGTTTTGCGAAGGTTTTATAGGggagacaagagagagagaagatgagacAGATTGCGTGGGCGGGGCGGGGGGAGAGAGAagggtgggtgggtgg
The genomic region above belongs to Rhodamnia argentea isolate NSW1041297 chromosome 6, ASM2092103v1, whole genome shotgun sequence and contains:
- the LOC115756547 gene encoding uncharacterized protein LOC115756547, whose protein sequence is MEDQSSRKRLRDADDSDDLDFQSAEVKRLRDDLLSFLDDSDPDPGAPDLDSLMRSFQDEIAAAPASSSPSPAAVEVVDLTAESGDSKSELGYLLEASDDELGLPPSTTPSSGEAASCEAELVRAASEASGVSEFWEFEDRISSYGDSFQFGGAGDGYGGGDDEGEYVAFDGLFDYSDAGFDPSDLPGFSWRRGETMPAL